The following proteins come from a genomic window of Salvia hispanica cultivar TCC Black 2014 chromosome 4, UniMelb_Shisp_WGS_1.0, whole genome shotgun sequence:
- the LOC125220329 gene encoding protein FAR1-RELATED SEQUENCE 5-like produces MIVTDQDRGMRAAIRDVLVDTKHRWCMWHIMLKLTDKIPRRCLENEELKKEISACVWSEVLEPEEFEDSWMGIMERYELLHVEWFVTMFDDREMWVPAYFRDFPMGSLIRTTSVSESENSFYKTFTRPRSNLVEFIMNFDHALAAQRNSSSKLDYMDSTIIPPFSSQLVLEKHAATKYTDHMFKRVQREIVDALHHCSTDGLLKDDVLEISTIKDKYSKSWVVTYTTSEDSYSCSCKLFGRERILCSHIFLVFKNRFLKVIPDKYFHVSYMKKFDADSAIIDLFSAGIDELGKSLMTRIHEPSSGDKDKPVKDFYFAEKPAVVRVQPPSVVSTKGSKSDSKSRLVSAKEKAIKLNSKPLRQCKKCGEFGHHDSRNCGRQKGK; encoded by the exons ATGATTGTTACCGACCAAGATAGAGGTATGAGAGCAGCTATTCGTGATGTTTTGGTGGATACAAAGCATAGATGGTGCATGTGGCACATTATGCTTAAACTTACCGACAAAATTCCAAGGAGATGTCTAGAAAATGAAGAGTTGAAAAAAGAGATTAGTGCTTGTGTGTGGTCTGAGGTACTAGAGCCGGAAGAGTTTGAAGATTCATGGATGGGGATAATGGAGCGTTATGAGCTTCTTCATGTCGAGTGGTTTGTAACAATGTTTGACGATAGAGAGATGTGGGTCCCTGCCTATTTTAGAGACTTTCCCATGGGGTCTCTTATTAGGACGACGTCTGTTTCCGAGTCTGAGAATAGCTTTTATAAAACATTCACCAGACCTCGCTCCAATCTAGTTGAGTTCatcatgaattttgatcaTGCCTTGGCTGCACAGAGAAATTCTAGCTCGAAGTTAGATTATATGGATTCAACTATTATACCACCGTTCTCCAGTCAGTTGGTATTAGAAAAGCATGCTGCAACAAAGTACACTGATCACATGTTCAAGAGAGTGCAACGTGAGATAGTGGACGCATTGCACCATTGTAGCACTGATGGTTTGTTGAAAGATGATGTGTTAGAGATCTCCACAATAAAGGACAAGTATAGTAAATCTTGGGTTGTTACCTACACGACCAGTGAGGATTCGTATTCCTGTTCTTGCAAATTGtttgggagagagagaattctTTGTAGtcatatatttttggttttcaaGAACAGGTTTTTGAAGGTTATACCTGATAAGTACTTCCATGTGAG TTACATGAAAAAATTTGATGCTGATAGTGCCATCATTGATTTGTTTTCAGCTGGAATTGATGAGCTTGGGAAGAGTCTTATGACAAGAATCCATGAACCATCTTCAGGAGACAAGGATAAGCCAGTTAAAGATTTCTATTTTGCTGAAAAGCCAGCTGTGGTTAGAGTACAACCACCATCAGTTGTGTCCACCAAAGGTTCGAAAAGTGATTCCAAAAGCCGTTTGGTGTCCGCGAAGGAAAAGGCTATAAAGTTGAACAGCAAACCATTGCGTCAGTGTAAAAAATGTGGCGAATTTGGTCACCATGACTCTAGGAACTGTGGTcgacaaaagggaaaataa
- the LOC125220330 gene encoding protein FAR1-RELATED SEQUENCE 5-like: MDGVACVPACPDELRPYVGKKFHSLDEGIAFYEAYGRETGFDVRKHGIKSTRDVVTWQYLVCNREGLKVGIEMDEMHAQEGFITKRRRTSKRCECRARISLKYVFEAGFLGYVVQEFVEVHNHSMIELPFRRYMHINRRLGEVHRRFIWDCTKANIGPTMTFKFLNEFLGGYDTVGITVAELRNYVQGLKTYVEGSDAQMLLDEMARKKKACPDFTYHYQLGSSKELKALFWWDAISKRNYQLYGNVVSFDSTYNTNRYCMIFSPFTGKDNHGKPVTFGAALLSNETSSTFWNPWVKLLR, encoded by the exons ATGGATGGAG TTGCATGTGTGCCAGCATGCCCCGACGAACTCCGTCCTTATGTTGGTAAGAAATTCCATTCATTAGATGAGGGTATTGCCTTTTATGAAGCTTATGGTCGTGAAACTGGTTTTGATGTGCGTAAACATGGAATCAAATCTACTAGAGATGTTGTTACGTGGCAATATCTTGTTTGTAACAGAGAGGGATTGAAGGTGGGGATTGAAATGGATGAGATGCATGCACAAGAGGGTTTTATAACCAAACGTAGACGCACATCCAAAAGGTGTGAATGTAGGGCGCGAATATCACTCAAGTATGTATTTGAGGCTGGATTTTTGGGGTATGTTGTTCAAGAATTTGTGGAAGTTCACAATCATAGTATGATTGAACTTCCGTTTAGACGTTACATGCATATTAACCGTAGGTTGGGTGAAGTACACAGGCGATTCATATGGGACTGCACGAAAGCCAATATTGGACCCACCATGACATTCAAATTCTTGAATGAGTTCTTGGGAGGCTATGACACTGTTGGAATCACCGTGGCAGAACTTAGGAATTATGTCCAAGGTCTGAAAACTTATGTCGAAGGTTCTGATGCACAAATGTTGTTAGATGAAATGGCGAGGAAAAAGAAGGCATGTCCTGATTTCACATATCACTATCAGCTTGGGAGTTCAAAAGAGTTGAAAGCGCTTTTCTGGTGGGATGCAATATCTAAGCGTAATTATCAACTGTATGGTAATGTTGTCTCCTTCGACTCCACATACAATACCAATAG GTATTGCATGATATTTTCACCCTTCACGGGCAAGGACAACCATGGAAAGCCAGTCACATTTGGAGCTGCACTCTTATCCAATGAGACCTCAAGCACTTTTTGGAATCCATGGGTCAAGCTCCTAAGATGA